In Terriglobia bacterium, the sequence TAGATGTTCGGCATTCCGATTCTGACTGGCTCCATGCGCTTAATCACCTTGTCCTTGGTCACCTTGTGGATGCGCCAGGTTCCGCCCTGGGTCTGGGCGTTGTGAAGCAGAGGCTGAAGGCGGTCAAGGGCATTCGCGTACTTCGATTCCGGCGTTTGGCGTGCCTCAAATTCTTCCCAGAGGTTGCGGAACTCGCGGCCTTGTTCTTCCGGGAGGAGACCGAAGATCCTCTCTGCGGCCTTTTGCTCGCGGTCGTCCTTGTCGGCGTACCCGGCAGTGTCGTAGGCGAAGGTGTCGCCAGCATCGATCTCGACGATGTCGTGGACGAGCAGCATCTTGATTGTCTTCAGCAGGTTCACTGGTTCCGCAGCGTATTCCTCGAGCAGGACCGCCATTGTGGCCAAGTGCCAGGAGTGCTCGGCGGAGTTCTCGCGGCGGGACATGTCGATTAGGAGCGTCTGGCGGAAGACGGTTTTGAGCTTGTCGAGTTCGAGGATGAAGGCGAGTTGATCTTCGAGCCGATTCATTGTTCCTGATTGTGCCACAAGGAGATAGCGGGAAAAGATACTTCGACCCACCCCCCTGATTCGTGATCTATTGTTTTCATAGATCTAC encodes:
- a CDS encoding HD domain-containing protein, which produces MNRLEDQLAFILELDKLKTVFRQTLLIDMSRRENSAEHSWHLATMAVLLEEYAAEPVNLLKTIKMLLVHDIVEIDAGDTFAYDTAGYADKDDREQKAAERIFGLLPEEQGREFRNLWEEFEARQTPESKYANALDRLQPLLHNAQTQGGTWRIHKVTKDKVIKRMEPVRIGMPNIYSTVEKVIADACAAGWIKS